One window from the genome of Streptomyces sp. NBC_00287 encodes:
- a CDS encoding alpha/beta fold hydrolase, whose product MPSIAVNGTDIYYELRGNGPSVLFISGATGDAGHFDRVADLLADEFTVLTYDRRGNSRSPRPSGWGATSVPEQADDAAALLTALALAPAAVFGNSYGAITALDLLIRHPGVVRGALLHEITLFSVLENPGEAQAVVGPVIEAGMAAGGPQTAVEHFIRFAADDENWDRLDPDLRQRMTSNGQTLFGVEMGTFESYRPDDATLADITAPAQVLVGQESPDYFHEAAAWLAARLGVEVVQTPGAHTPQWDHPEELVRTIRPLLRASS is encoded by the coding sequence ATGCCGTCGATTGCCGTGAACGGGACAGACATCTACTACGAGCTTCGGGGCAATGGTCCATCGGTGCTGTTCATCTCCGGCGCGACCGGCGATGCCGGACACTTCGACCGAGTCGCGGACTTGCTCGCCGACGAATTCACCGTGCTCACCTACGACCGGCGCGGCAACTCCCGCAGTCCCCGCCCCAGCGGGTGGGGGGCCACCTCTGTACCTGAGCAGGCCGACGACGCCGCAGCACTTCTCACCGCGCTCGCGCTCGCTCCCGCCGCCGTGTTCGGCAACAGCTATGGGGCGATCACCGCCCTCGACCTGCTCATCCGCCACCCGGGCGTCGTCCGGGGCGCCCTCCTGCACGAGATCACGCTTTTCTCAGTCTTGGAGAACCCGGGTGAAGCCCAAGCCGTCGTGGGGCCGGTCATCGAAGCGGGCATGGCCGCCGGGGGGCCTCAGACAGCCGTAGAGCACTTCATCCGATTCGCTGCGGACGACGAAAACTGGGATCGCCTGGACCCGGACCTGCGCCAGAGGATGACCTCGAACGGGCAGACTCTTTTCGGCGTCGAGATGGGGACGTTCGAGTCCTACCGCCCCGACGATGCGACGCTCGCCGACATCACCGCCCCTGCCCAGGTCTTGGTCGGCCAGGAATCACCGGACTACTTCCACGAAGCCGCCGCCTGGCTCGCCGCCCGACTCGGGGTCGAGGTCGTGCAGACCCCGGGCGCACACACGCCGCAGTGGGATCACCCCGAGGAACTCGTCCGTACGATCAGGCCCTTGCTTCGCGCATCCTCGTAG
- a CDS encoding low temperature requirement protein A yields the protein MVANSEGARLVATEGGHRVTPAELFFDLVFVYAITQVTALMAADPSGLRLLGGMVALALLWWCWCCFAWLGNVVRADSGAMFTVLVSVMAVVLIVSLTVPEIYDDAPGGLPAPLVFVLCYGAVRVLHLVTYWLSDPTDQALHRVLRRTALLSVAPPFALLLIGAAFTGTTQILIWLAAVVIDYLGIFFTGKSGWRVASPGHFAERHGLIVIIALGESIVAIGVGVSGFALSTPVVAGAALGLLISAGLWRLYFRELAEAVEQRLTTVTGDDRTRLARDAYTFLHLPLVAGIVITALGMKKALTQIADTGHYDLAEPLHGVVAWALPGGVGVFLLASAALLIRTTHHRSPLLLAGGAVCLVAGPAVTFVPSLVALALLAALVTALVLVQDTTARPHVSATS from the coding sequence GTGGTAGCGAATAGCGAGGGGGCGCGACTGGTCGCCACCGAGGGCGGCCACCGAGTGACACCGGCCGAGCTCTTCTTCGACCTGGTGTTCGTGTATGCGATCACTCAGGTCACAGCGCTGATGGCAGCCGACCCGAGCGGGCTGCGGCTGCTCGGCGGGATGGTCGCGCTGGCGCTGCTGTGGTGGTGCTGGTGCTGTTTCGCCTGGCTGGGGAACGTCGTACGGGCCGACTCCGGCGCGATGTTCACCGTGCTGGTCTCCGTCATGGCCGTCGTCCTGATCGTGTCGCTGACCGTGCCCGAGATCTACGACGACGCGCCCGGCGGACTGCCCGCCCCCCTGGTCTTCGTCCTGTGCTACGGCGCCGTCCGCGTCCTGCACCTGGTCACGTACTGGCTCTCCGACCCCACCGATCAGGCACTGCACCGCGTCTTGCGCCGTACCGCCCTGCTCTCGGTGGCCCCGCCCTTCGCCCTGCTCCTCATAGGTGCGGCGTTCACCGGCACGACCCAGATCCTGATCTGGCTCGCCGCCGTGGTCATCGACTACCTGGGCATCTTCTTCACCGGAAAATCGGGCTGGCGGGTCGCCTCACCCGGCCACTTCGCCGAGCGCCACGGCCTGATCGTCATCATCGCCCTCGGCGAGTCGATCGTCGCCATCGGCGTCGGCGTCTCCGGCTTCGCACTGAGCACCCCGGTCGTAGCCGGTGCTGCCCTGGGACTGCTCATCTCCGCAGGGCTGTGGCGCCTGTACTTCCGTGAACTCGCCGAGGCGGTCGAGCAGCGGCTGACCACCGTGACCGGCGACGACCGCACCCGGCTGGCCCGTGACGCGTACACATTCCTCCATCTTCCACTCGTGGCCGGAATCGTGATCACTGCCCTCGGCATGAAGAAGGCCCTCACACAGATCGCCGACACCGGCCACTACGACCTGGCCGAACCGCTCCACGGTGTCGTTGCCTGGGCCCTGCCCGGCGGCGTCGGCGTGTTCCTCCTCGCCTCGGCCGCCTTGCTCATCCGCACCACGCACCATCGCTCCCCACTCCTCCTCGCCGGCGGAGCCGTCTGCCTCGTCGCCGGACCCGCTGTCACCTTCGTCCCCTCGCTCGTCGCGCTGGCCCTCCTGGCCGCACTCGTAACCGCCCTGGTCCTCGTCCAGGACACCACCGCCCGGCCCCATGTGAGCGCCACCAGCTGA
- a CDS encoding PadR family transcriptional regulator — protein sequence MTLQTQLVLRALLEDPAKERYGLELCEVAGLPSGTIYPILARLEQVGWVDSTWEDPAVHEEAGRPRRRFYRITKDGAERARDALARAYRARKQPLPGWAARPAADGGVS from the coding sequence ATGACCCTGCAGACCCAGCTGGTGCTGCGGGCTTTGCTGGAAGACCCCGCCAAGGAGCGCTACGGCCTTGAGCTGTGCGAGGTGGCAGGGTTGCCGTCGGGCACGATCTATCCGATCCTCGCCCGCCTGGAACAAGTCGGCTGGGTGGACAGCACCTGGGAAGACCCGGCCGTCCATGAGGAAGCCGGCCGTCCGCGCCGTCGCTTCTACCGGATCACGAAGGACGGTGCCGAACGCGCGCGGGACGCTCTCGCCCGCGCCTACCGCGCCCGTAAACAGCCTCTGCCAGGGTGGGCCGCCCGCCCGGCTGCCGATGGGGGAGTGTCATGA
- a CDS encoding MFS transporter translates to MGNSTLRAVSPAGSSTRARGSGLAVFSVAFAFWITMAGTTAPTPLYPLYGDAFGFTPFTVTVVFAVYALGVVVGLLAFGRLSDQVGRRPVLIAATLLSVCAAVAFLLAQNVAAMLVARVVSGFSAALVTGAATASLAERLGQNSRVKPATLALFANMGGLACGTLLAGILANLAPSPLRTPWVVMLVLAAIGTLGVLLHGESSEHRSGFSLQFQPLHVPAEIRSDFLRSAMAGGAGFAVLGVLTAVTGLFLGTVLNESSHSLTGLVVFIAFACTAFGQLLVRTLKPSTELPVACLGLIGAAALIATAMATSTLTPLLAGAAVNGLATGIAVGHGIGSITTRSAPQHRGASVSTFFAILYSMLAVPAIGVGVLIRQTSLRPAGETFSAVVAALALGVLLSLVRPPKKAA, encoded by the coding sequence GTGGGGAACTCGACCCTCCGCGCCGTCAGCCCGGCAGGCTCCTCGACAAGGGCTCGCGGCAGCGGTCTCGCCGTATTCAGCGTGGCCTTCGCCTTCTGGATCACCATGGCGGGCACTACGGCACCCACACCGCTCTACCCGCTCTACGGAGACGCCTTCGGCTTCACCCCGTTCACCGTCACCGTGGTCTTCGCCGTCTACGCCCTCGGCGTCGTGGTCGGCCTGCTCGCCTTCGGGCGCCTCTCCGACCAGGTGGGACGGCGTCCGGTACTGATCGCCGCAACCTTGTTGTCCGTATGCGCCGCGGTCGCCTTCTTACTGGCGCAGAACGTCGCGGCGATGCTCGTCGCGCGGGTTGTCTCAGGCTTCTCAGCGGCCCTCGTCACCGGTGCGGCCACCGCCTCCCTCGCGGAACGGCTCGGCCAGAACAGCCGGGTCAAGCCCGCCACCCTCGCCCTGTTCGCGAACATGGGCGGCCTCGCATGCGGCACCCTCCTGGCCGGAATCCTGGCCAATCTCGCGCCGTCCCCGCTGCGTACACCCTGGGTCGTCATGCTCGTCCTCGCCGCCATCGGCACGCTCGGCGTCCTGCTGCACGGTGAGAGTTCAGAGCACCGTTCTGGCTTCTCGCTTCAGTTCCAGCCCCTGCACGTTCCCGCCGAGATCCGCTCGGACTTCCTGCGTTCGGCCATGGCCGGCGGCGCCGGATTCGCCGTACTCGGGGTACTGACCGCCGTGACAGGGCTGTTCCTGGGCACCGTGTTGAACGAGTCCAGCCACTCTCTGACCGGGCTGGTGGTCTTCATCGCCTTCGCCTGCACGGCCTTCGGTCAGCTCCTGGTCCGTACGCTCAAGCCCAGCACCGAGCTGCCCGTGGCCTGCCTGGGCCTGATCGGCGCCGCCGCCCTGATCGCCACGGCCATGGCCACCAGCACCCTGACCCCGTTGCTCGCCGGCGCTGCCGTGAACGGCCTCGCGACGGGCATCGCGGTCGGCCACGGCATCGGCAGCATCACCACGCGCAGCGCGCCACAGCACCGGGGCGCGTCCGTCTCCACCTTCTTCGCCATCCTGTACTCGATGCTCGCAGTGCCCGCCATCGGCGTCGGCGTCCTGATCCGCCAGACCAGTCTGCGCCCCGCAGGCGAGACGTTCAGCGCCGTGGTGGCCGCGCTCGCCCTCGGCGTCCTGCTCAGCCTGGTACGTCCCCCCAAGAAGGCCGCATGA
- a CDS encoding ABC transporter substrate-binding protein, whose amino-acid sequence MRAAAAIISLAVGVALIAAAAACDQDGSESSDVQYGDCPVSGQYGEFHLSPETAGALTVKTTLPAPGWWNGDTPDSVKSGYEYCMAANIAYRSGLDRVKVKNAPFPEVVSGRTKDFDLALAQITITPERSKVADFSPPYLSSTLGVLIRDGEKINEDNIRDVRIGVAEGTTGEEFVANRLKPTKPVTAFANDPELITALTERRIDAIVHDTTILLAYPQKQDSGVRLVGQYRTDQGYGALYPKGSPDKDELDRIVRQLIDDGTLAKLSAVYLGAAFGQDPAKIPYLTVDDGS is encoded by the coding sequence ATGCGCGCCGCGGCAGCGATCATCTCTCTGGCTGTCGGCGTGGCGCTCATCGCCGCGGCAGCGGCTTGTGACCAGGACGGGTCGGAGTCGTCGGACGTCCAGTACGGCGACTGCCCGGTCTCGGGACAATACGGGGAGTTTCACCTATCACCCGAGACGGCGGGTGCCCTCACGGTCAAAACGACCCTGCCCGCGCCCGGCTGGTGGAACGGTGACACGCCGGACTCCGTCAAGAGCGGCTACGAGTACTGCATGGCCGCCAACATCGCCTACCGGTCCGGACTCGACCGGGTGAAGGTGAAGAACGCCCCCTTCCCGGAGGTCGTGTCCGGCCGGACCAAGGACTTCGACCTGGCCCTGGCGCAGATCACGATCACCCCGGAACGGAGCAAGGTCGCCGACTTCTCCCCGCCCTACCTCTCCTCGACCCTGGGAGTGCTGATCAGGGACGGCGAGAAGATCAACGAAGACAACATCCGTGACGTCCGTATCGGAGTGGCCGAGGGCACCACGGGCGAGGAGTTCGTCGCGAACCGCCTCAAGCCGACCAAGCCCGTCACCGCCTTCGCCAACGACCCGGAGCTGATCACGGCGCTGACGGAGCGACGGATCGACGCGATCGTCCACGACACGACCATTCTGCTGGCGTATCCCCAGAAGCAGGACAGCGGGGTGCGCCTCGTGGGCCAGTACAGGACCGACCAGGGTTACGGCGCCCTCTACCCGAAGGGGTCACCCGACAAGGACGAGCTGGACCGGATCGTCAGGCAGCTGATCGACGACGGGACGCTCGCCAAACTGTCGGCCGTCTATCTCGGGGCTGCTTTCGGCCAGGACCCGGCCAAGATCCCGTACCTCACGGTCGACGACGGCTCCTGA
- a CDS encoding SpoIIE family protein phosphatase: MGRLGRFVLASRRGDRVPPKAGPPETGPEARHHAAGRRVLSLLKPRSVAGQVFLLQLVVLLLLIATAVVVLVIQDRNRAIQEAGDRSLVAAESFANARGTAEAMTSDDPTAELQPHAEAVRMKTGVDYVVALSPYGFRWTHPDPDQIGKHVSTSYGEALEGEPHQTTFDSSLGKAVDSTVAVFDDKGTAVGLVTVGVTVDKVTSVVQNQLPVIFAAGGAALLLSAGGSALVSGRLRRQTRGLGPVEMTRMYEHHEAVLHAVREGVIILDGDGRLLLVNDEARRLLALPPKAEGRPVTGLGLNPALAELLGSGQAATDRVFLAGDILLAVNVRPVGPKGGSVATLRDTTELRALAGRADVAGGRLRLLYEASTRIGTTLDMKRTAEELTEVAVPRFADFATVELVEPVLLGDEPTGARLDMRRIAAAGIREDAPLYPVGTLMRYAPDNPVAIGVTTGRPVLVARLAAADGWRAQNPERAQKVITYGIHSMISVPLRARGQLLGVVEFWRSEQDPFESDDLSPAEELAARTAVCIDNARRYTREHTTAVTLQRSLLPGALPEVSALEVGHRYLPAQAGVGGDWYDVIPLPGARVALVVGDVVGHGLHAAATMGRLRTAVHNFAALDLPPDELLVHLDDLISRIDQDAAAQGKTDAVTGATCLYAVYDPVSGRCVLARAGHPGPALVSPDGSVTFPDIPVAPPLGVGGGLPVETAELRLAADSRLVLYTDGLIEARGRDIDIGLGMLREALADTDGATPDDTCRAVLDAMLRTRSSDDIALLVARTRLLDPDQVAEWGVPDDPAAVPRIRAEATRRLDAWGLGEATFTTELILSELVTNAIRYGASPISLRLLRDRDSLICEVADGTSTSPHLRRATLTDEGGRGLFLVAQLSRRWGTRYTDRGKIIWAEQALHSGAAGDLSGLLMAGL; this comes from the coding sequence ATGGGCAGACTTGGGCGATTCGTCCTGGCGAGCCGACGGGGCGACCGCGTGCCGCCGAAGGCCGGGCCGCCGGAAACCGGCCCGGAGGCCCGTCACCATGCGGCCGGCCGACGTGTGCTGTCGTTGCTGAAGCCACGCAGCGTCGCCGGTCAGGTCTTCCTGCTGCAACTGGTGGTCCTCCTGCTGCTCATCGCCACGGCCGTGGTGGTGCTCGTGATCCAGGACCGCAACCGCGCGATCCAGGAGGCCGGCGATCGGTCACTGGTGGCCGCCGAGTCGTTTGCGAACGCCCGGGGTACCGCGGAGGCGATGACGAGCGATGACCCAACGGCGGAACTCCAGCCACATGCCGAGGCGGTGCGCATGAAGACCGGCGTCGACTACGTCGTGGCGCTGAGCCCCTACGGCTTCCGGTGGACCCACCCGGACCCGGACCAGATCGGGAAGCACGTCTCCACCTCCTACGGCGAGGCGCTCGAAGGCGAGCCCCACCAGACCACGTTCGACAGCAGTCTGGGCAAGGCGGTCGACTCGACGGTGGCCGTCTTCGACGACAAGGGGACCGCCGTCGGCCTCGTCACCGTGGGGGTCACGGTGGACAAGGTGACCAGTGTGGTGCAGAACCAACTGCCGGTGATCTTCGCCGCCGGCGGTGCCGCGCTGCTCCTGTCCGCGGGCGGGTCGGCACTGGTCAGCGGGCGCTTGCGGCGCCAGACCCGGGGCCTGGGGCCGGTGGAGATGACCCGCATGTACGAGCACCACGAAGCGGTGCTGCACGCGGTCCGTGAAGGCGTGATCATTCTGGACGGAGACGGAAGACTGCTGCTCGTCAACGACGAGGCGCGCCGACTGCTCGCACTGCCGCCGAAGGCCGAGGGCAGGCCGGTGACGGGGCTCGGGCTGAACCCGGCCCTGGCCGAATTGCTGGGATCGGGCCAGGCAGCCACGGACAGGGTCTTCCTGGCCGGGGACATCCTGCTCGCGGTCAACGTGCGGCCGGTGGGCCCGAAGGGGGGCAGCGTGGCGACCCTGCGGGACACCACGGAGCTGCGCGCCCTCGCGGGCCGGGCGGACGTGGCGGGCGGGCGACTGCGACTGCTCTACGAGGCCAGTACGCGGATCGGTACCACCCTCGACATGAAGCGCACCGCCGAGGAGCTGACCGAGGTGGCGGTCCCGCGCTTCGCCGACTTCGCCACCGTCGAACTGGTGGAGCCCGTGCTTCTCGGTGATGAACCGACGGGGGCGCGTTTGGACATGCGCCGCATCGCAGCCGCGGGCATCCGGGAGGATGCGCCCCTTTACCCCGTCGGGACGCTGATGCGCTACGCGCCCGACAACCCCGTGGCCATCGGGGTGACCACCGGCCGGCCGGTGCTGGTGGCGCGCCTCGCCGCGGCCGACGGATGGCGGGCCCAGAACCCGGAGCGGGCCCAGAAAGTCATCACCTACGGTATCCACTCCATGATCTCGGTGCCGCTCCGGGCCCGAGGCCAATTGCTCGGAGTCGTGGAGTTCTGGCGTTCGGAGCAGGACCCCTTCGAGTCGGACGACCTGTCCCCCGCCGAGGAACTCGCCGCACGGACTGCCGTGTGCATCGACAATGCGCGCCGCTACACCCGCGAGCACACCACGGCCGTCACCCTCCAGCGCAGCCTGCTGCCCGGTGCACTCCCCGAGGTGTCCGCCTTGGAGGTCGGGCACCGGTACCTGCCCGCCCAGGCGGGAGTGGGCGGCGACTGGTACGACGTCATCCCGCTGCCGGGGGCCCGGGTGGCCCTCGTGGTCGGCGACGTCGTCGGACACGGTCTGCACGCCGCCGCGACGATGGGTCGCCTGAGGACCGCGGTGCACAACTTCGCCGCCCTGGACCTGCCTCCGGACGAGCTTCTCGTGCACCTGGACGACCTGATCAGCCGGATCGACCAGGACGCGGCGGCCCAGGGCAAGACCGATGCCGTCACCGGTGCCACCTGTCTGTATGCCGTCTACGACCCGGTCTCCGGGCGGTGTGTTCTCGCCCGGGCCGGTCATCCTGGTCCGGCGCTGGTCTCGCCCGACGGCTCCGTGACCTTCCCCGACATCCCCGTCGCCCCGCCACTCGGCGTGGGAGGAGGTCTGCCGGTCGAGACGGCCGAACTCCGGCTGGCCGCCGACAGCCGACTGGTCCTCTACACCGACGGACTGATCGAGGCCCGAGGCCGTGACATCGACATCGGGCTCGGCATGCTGAGGGAGGCGCTCGCCGATACGGACGGCGCCACCCCCGACGACACCTGCCGGGCGGTGCTCGACGCGATGCTGCGCACCAGGTCAAGTGACGATATCGCCCTGCTCGTCGCACGCACCCGGCTGCTCGACCCGGATCAGGTCGCGGAGTGGGGGGTGCCCGACGACCCCGCGGCCGTCCCCCGCATCCGCGCCGAGGCCACCCGCAGGCTGGATGCCTGGGGGCTCGGCGAGGCCACCTTCACGACCGAGCTGATCCTCAGCGAACTGGTGACGAACGCCATCCGGTACGGAGCGAGCCCCATCAGTCTGCGGCTGCTGCGCGACCGCGACAGCCTGATCTGCGAGGTCGCCGACGGCACCAGCACCTCCCCGCACCTGCGCCGCGCAACCCTCACCGACGAGGGGGGCCGTGGTCTGTTTCTCGTCGCGCAGCTGTCCCGCCGCTGGGGGACCCGGTACACCGACCGAGGCAAGATCATCTGGGCTGAGCAGGCACTCCATTCCGGAGCCGCCGGGGATCTGAGCGGCCTCCTGATGGCGGGCCTGTGA
- a CDS encoding M28 family metallopeptidase, giving the protein MSARHRAAVTATLAAAALVTPLLVAGPATAGADNPSWAHRGDALARNLVKESTATGALRHLKVFQAIADHNGGTRVAGSRGHEQSAAYVEAVLKAAGYEVSRHEFDFVYTDEIAESLSVVSPTPRDVPIQLMTYTASGPEGGVTADVAVAPVDADNTHGCEPTDFAPGAFTGKIALIKRGGCTFAVKQANAHAAGAAGAVVYNNTGGTLNGTIGDATLGKIPTGGITQADGETLAAEAAKGPVKVTLDIRELRENRTTFNVVAETRGGDAANTVFLGAHLDSVTDGPGINDNGSGSAGILQVAQKLAKSQGKVKNKVKFAWWSAEEFGLVGSEAYVASLTEAQRKQIKLYLNFDMIASPNAAYFVYDGDDSDGTGAGPGPEGSAQLEQGINDFLDSQDIPHEGTDFTGRSDYGPFIEVGIPSGGTFTGAEGIKTEAQAAKFGGQAGVAYDVNYHAPGDDIDNINMLAFDINIDVIADAVGHYAYDLEPLTKPVESAPTDGDSGSGGGLHDGHEHVSE; this is encoded by the coding sequence ATGTCCGCACGTCATAGAGCGGCGGTGACCGCCACCCTGGCCGCCGCCGCACTGGTCACCCCCCTCCTCGTCGCCGGGCCTGCCACCGCGGGTGCCGACAACCCGAGCTGGGCCCATCGGGGTGACGCACTGGCGAGGAACCTCGTCAAAGAGTCCACAGCCACGGGCGCCTTGCGCCATCTGAAGGTCTTTCAGGCGATAGCCGACCACAACGGTGGCACCCGCGTGGCCGGTTCCAGGGGCCACGAGCAGTCCGCCGCCTACGTCGAGGCGGTGCTCAAGGCCGCAGGGTACGAGGTCTCCCGTCACGAGTTCGACTTCGTCTACACCGACGAGATCGCCGAGTCCCTCTCCGTGGTCTCGCCCACGCCGCGCGACGTTCCTATCCAGCTGATGACGTACACCGCCAGCGGCCCCGAGGGCGGGGTGACCGCGGACGTGGCAGTCGCCCCCGTGGACGCCGACAACACCCATGGCTGCGAGCCCACCGACTTCGCCCCCGGCGCCTTCACCGGCAAGATCGCCCTGATCAAGCGCGGCGGCTGCACCTTCGCCGTCAAGCAGGCCAACGCCCACGCAGCGGGCGCGGCCGGTGCCGTGGTCTACAACAACACCGGGGGCACGCTCAACGGCACCATCGGCGACGCCACCCTCGGCAAGATCCCCACCGGCGGCATCACCCAGGCGGACGGCGAGACGCTGGCCGCCGAGGCCGCCAAGGGCCCTGTGAAGGTCACCCTCGACATCCGCGAACTGCGCGAGAACCGCACGACCTTCAACGTCGTTGCGGAGACCCGCGGCGGCGACGCGGCCAACACCGTCTTCCTCGGAGCGCACCTGGACTCGGTCACCGACGGCCCGGGCATCAACGACAACGGATCTGGCTCAGCCGGCATCCTCCAGGTCGCGCAGAAGCTGGCCAAGTCCCAGGGCAAGGTCAAGAACAAGGTGAAGTTCGCCTGGTGGTCGGCCGAGGAGTTCGGCCTGGTGGGCTCGGAGGCGTACGTCGCCTCGCTGACCGAAGCGCAAAGGAAGCAGATCAAGCTCTACCTGAATTTCGATATGATCGCCTCGCCGAATGCCGCCTACTTCGTCTACGACGGCGATGACTCGGACGGCACCGGCGCCGGCCCGGGCCCCGAGGGCTCGGCCCAGCTGGAGCAGGGCATCAACGACTTCCTCGATTCCCAGGACATCCCGCACGAGGGCACCGACTTCACCGGTCGTTCCGACTACGGCCCGTTCATCGAGGTCGGCATCCCCTCCGGCGGCACCTTCACCGGCGCGGAGGGCATCAAGACCGAGGCGCAGGCCGCGAAGTTCGGCGGCCAAGCGGGTGTGGCGTACGACGTGAACTACCACGCCCCCGGTGACGACATCGACAACATCAACATGCTTGCGTTCGACATCAACATCGACGTCATCGCCGATGCCGTCGGCCACTACGCGTACGACCTCGAACCACTCACCAAGCCGGTGGAGTCCGCGCCGACGGACGGGGACTCCGGCAGCGGCGGCGGCCTGCACGACGGCCACGAGCACGTGAGCGAGTAG
- a CDS encoding DUF4291 domain-containing protein: MARIEQCPHAVTVAELKHQIRARYTDSTIIVYQAYASEIGLPAAQEGRFPATWKRDRMTWIKPSFLWMMYRCGWGTKEGQEAVLAVEITREGFEWALQHACLSHYERGLHSDRAAWKRQLKRAPARVQWDPERDMHLQPLHYRSLQLGLVGEAAHRYADEWTVSITDITALAREIHGHVRDGDLEVAQQLLPQERPYPMPDGLLDHLHQ; encoded by the coding sequence ATGGCGCGCATCGAACAGTGTCCGCACGCTGTCACCGTGGCAGAACTCAAGCACCAGATCCGCGCCCGCTACACCGACTCCACGATCATTGTCTACCAGGCCTATGCATCAGAGATCGGCCTGCCCGCAGCCCAGGAGGGCCGCTTCCCGGCGACCTGGAAGCGAGATCGGATGACGTGGATCAAGCCGTCCTTCCTGTGGATGATGTACCGCTGTGGATGGGGGACCAAGGAGGGTCAGGAAGCAGTCCTCGCAGTCGAGATCACCCGCGAGGGCTTCGAGTGGGCGCTGCAGCACGCATGTCTGTCCCACTACGAGCGCGGGCTGCACTCCGACCGAGCCGCCTGGAAGCGGCAGTTGAAGCGGGCCCCTGCTCGAGTTCAATGGGACCCCGAGCGCGATATGCATCTGCAGCCCCTTCACTACCGCTCGCTGCAGCTCGGGCTCGTCGGCGAAGCCGCACACCGCTACGCAGACGAGTGGACGGTCTCCATCACCGACATAACCGCCCTCGCGCGCGAGATCCACGGGCATGTGCGGGACGGCGACCTCGAAGTCGCCCAGCAGCTTCTACCCCAAGAACGCCCCTACCCCATGCCCGACGGACTCTTGGATCACCTGCACCAATGA
- a CDS encoding HD domain-containing protein, with product MRARRRLSPRPIRRRPGTPSLDSVLAVVRTHHPDADTSLIQHAHDEADVWHAGQTRRSGDPFLTHCLAVAAIVADIGMPPAVICAAVLHDIDDTACPPGRVAEHFGQEIVDLIASVRTAQLSTIPLSALNFDSATRAALQPTCEEAVLAIRLADRLHNMRTIAFVAPTRRYRVARETLDVIAPLARTAGLTEVSRELYDLSSAVLQPTSTAAVTTRTLSMLTLLLPTPTRARWREEWHAELGTLSTRRTRTRFTLRVLLSTPRLSWTLRRPASGERRW from the coding sequence ATGAGGGCCCGGCGCCGGTTGTCGCCCCGACCGATCAGGCGCCGCCCCGGCACCCCGTCCCTGGACAGCGTCCTGGCCGTCGTGCGAACGCATCACCCGGACGCCGACACCTCGCTCATCCAGCACGCCCACGATGAGGCCGACGTCTGGCATGCGGGCCAAACCCGCCGCAGCGGCGACCCGTTCCTGACCCACTGCCTCGCGGTTGCCGCCATCGTCGCCGACATCGGCATGCCGCCGGCCGTGATCTGCGCCGCCGTGCTCCACGACATTGACGACACGGCCTGCCCTCCGGGCCGTGTGGCCGAGCACTTCGGGCAGGAGATCGTCGATCTGATCGCAAGCGTCCGCACCGCCCAGCTCAGCACGATCCCACTCAGCGCCCTCAACTTCGACAGCGCAACGCGGGCAGCGCTTCAACCCACGTGCGAGGAGGCCGTGCTGGCCATCCGCCTCGCCGACCGGTTGCACAACATGCGCACCATCGCGTTCGTCGCCCCGACCAGGCGCTATCGCGTGGCCCGTGAAACCCTCGACGTCATCGCACCGTTGGCTCGTACGGCAGGCCTGACCGAGGTGAGCCGTGAACTGTACGACCTCTCCTCGGCCGTCCTCCAGCCCACCTCCACCGCGGCGGTCACCACCCGCACGCTGTCCATGCTGACCCTGTTACTTCCCACCCCGACGCGCGCCCGGTGGCGCGAGGAATGGCACGCCGAACTCGGCACTCTCTCCACCCGTCGCACCCGCACTCGTTTCACGCTGCGAGTCCTCCTCAGCACACCCAGGCTGTCGTGGACGCTGCGCCGCCCGGCCTCCGGGGAACGACGATGGTGA